The segment TAATTTGTGTTATTGTTTGTTGGATTATGGTTCAGTTGACCTAACCGactatttcaaaaaaattgtctCACCAATCTCGTATCATCATGGAAACTGTAAtccaaaaagaaagaagagaatcaAATAAAGAGGCAAAATAAGCAGCAGCAACTTTGCTGTAAAGCAATGTACGGCAAGAACCCTATGAAATTTCTTGGCTTTTGACTTACTTCTCTTCTGCCGTAATTTTATGAAACTTTTTATCGATTATAGAACAGTATATAAGTGTacacaataataatatatagatgTAAATATTTCACATACATCTCGATGTAATATAGATGTAAATATTTCACATACATCTCGATGTATATATACCTGTCAGTTTCTTTGCATGTGTATAATAGAAGGTTAAAACTACACTACAATGTTATGTGCATATGTGATTgtaatgaaataaatagtttacaTCAGGTCCAAATTCAAGGAGGTATATCTTTTGAATAATTAGCAAACAAGTAGAAAATTTGAAGCACTTGTGCATTTCTAGAATTCTTTGTTGCTTAATTGAATAGGCTAGACGTTACTCAATTGTGAATATTTGGCGCGCTTGGTCTTGGGTCCGAGGACTTCAGCCCAATGGCAAAGAAAAGGGTGTTAAAAAGGAGCTCAAGAATCATGTGCGGTTCATGTGATCTCAAAGCCCAACGTCTCCCTTCTATTTATTGCAACCATCTTTCTCGCTTCCTCACATGttaatatgttattttgattgggacattaattaattaattaattatttaatagcAGAGTGCCTAATTAGACTAGACGATAAATTGTTGAGTATTTTTCTgttgtaaaaaaacaaaagaaatattaatGAAAAGATGAAAGAAGGCGAAAGTAAGGCGATTTGGAAACGGTTATTCCTCAGACTTTGCACTGTTATTTCGGTAACGGTTATTGATGTTTTCGACGGCGGACGACGGTTATTTGCCCACTCCCCGACGGTTATCCCCACGATGGCAACTACACATCGTGATGCACTAATGTATTGGAGTTATTCTCTGGAACCCTATATATGGCAATATAGAATCAGTCGATTCTTTCACACACTCAATACTATCTTGAGCAAATTCCTATTGCAAAAGTACAGAAGATTGATAACAATGGCGGATAACCTTCACCGCAATTTACAAGAGTTAGATTTGGGTGTGGAAGATGAACCAGTAGCGCTACCTCTGGATGTGGTCAACCAAGCAGCAGCAGAGAACCGTTTCATCATCATTGGGCGTCCTGTAATTCCAAGGCGTCAAAACATTCGTGCGATCATTGCGGCTTTACCACGACAGTGGGGACATGCAGGGTTGGTTCATGGAAGAATTGTTGAAGGAAGGCGGTTCCAGTTTGTGTTTCCATCGGAGGAATCAATGGAGAATGTCCTCAGGAGAGGTCCCTGGGCGTTTGCTGATCGGATGCTCATAATGCAAAGGTGGTCTCCTCTGTTTAACCCTTTGATGTTGAACTTTATTCCCCTCTGGATCCAGATACGGGGAATACCGCTCCAGTACATGAACCAAGACGTAATCATGCATATAGGACGCGCGATGGGGCAATACATGGATGTGGATTACAATGCTGAGACGGCAGTTCGAGTGGAGTATGCTCGTGTCAGAGTTAACTGGAATGTTGATCTCCCACTTCGGTTCCAGAAGAACTTCCAGTTCACTCCAGGAGTCAACACTCTCCTCAAATTCCGCTATGAGAGGTTAAGGGGTTTCTGCGAGGTATGTGGAATGCTCACGCATGATTCGGGTAGTTGTTTGATCCAAAATGGTGGAATGGATCATGACtctgaggatgatgatgaagatgataatGAGGAACCACTACTTGTTCCTTTGGCGGAACAAGGAGTTCAGATTCATGAAATCCATGAGATGAATGAGGAGAACAACAATGAGGAGAATGAAGTACCCAATGGGGTAGAGTATCAGGTgatggaagatgatgaagaattCAATGCGGAGCCGTTGGGAGACATGTTTTCAGGAGAACAGGAGTCCAGTGAGCTTTCCAATCCGGTTCCAATCTACTCTAACTCCACAGGAGACAGTGCAGGGGATAATGCACGTCAAGGCAAGAGAATCATGGAGGAACCAGATGAGAGTTCAATGCAAGCGTTATATGATACCATTCCCCCACGATCCAAGTCTCAGCAGGCACGAAAGAGGAAAGCAGAAGCATCGTTGATGGAAGAAGGTCTCCTCAAATGTCCAGCTTTGGAGAGAGGTGAATCTAGCGGTAATGACACAACAACTGATCAAGTGAGAGGCGCGGTGGGCCCTAATCCACCAGCTTCACCATGAATACAACCGTTTGGAACTGTCAGGGTTTGGGTGTAGACCCTACAGTTCGACGCCTCAAGGAAATACAACGGAAGTATTTCCCGGACATACTATGCCTGctggaaacaaaacaaaaggatGACTATGTGCGCGATGTGGTATGTGATCTAGGTTATGACCGTCATGTAACTGTTCCACCACAAGGTATGAGTGGTGGAATTGCTGTGTTATGGAAGAAGTATGTATCTGTTTCAGTTCTGTTTCAATCCCCAAATCTTGTAGACTGCTTTGTTGAAATGAATGATGTTTCCTACTATCTCTCATTTGTCTATGGTTACCCTGAACCCTCTATGCGACATCAACTATGGGAACGTTTGGAGAGAATGGCTACTACACGGACAGAGCCTTGGCTGATAATGGGTGACTTTAATGAAATCAGGGGTAATGAGGAGAAACAAGGGGGACCAGCACGACCAGAAAGATCGTTTGTTGATTTTCGAAGAATGATTGCAACATGTGACTTTCGTGATCTGAAAGCAACAGGAAATAAATTCTCTTGGTATGGGAAGCGACATAATTATGACATACGTTGCTGCCTTGATAGAAGCATGGCTAACTCAAACTGGTTAGCTCAGTTTCCAACGGCGCAAACAGAATTTCTTGCGTTTGAAGCTTCTGATCATCGACCTTTGGTGACAACAATCTCACAGACGACTAACCGGCCGGTGAAATTGTTTAGATATGATAAAAGAATATTCAGAGAGGAGAGTTTCCAAGATGAAGTTAAAACTACTTGGACGGAGCAGAGATCAGGCACATCTATTCAGAATAGACTTAAAGCTTGCAGAGGTTCGGTTTCCCGGTGGAAGAGGAAACATACGTTTAATGCAGTCATCCGCATTGCTCATTTAAAAGAAGAACTTGACTTCGCAATGTCTTATGGAAGCCACTCAACTAATGAGATACGACAGATACGGAAAGAACTATCACAAGCTTATAGTGATGAGGAAGAATTTTGGAGGTTAAAAAGTCGAAATCAATGGTTGGAGTCTGGAGatagaaatacacaattctTCTATGCGTGTACCAAAACAAGGGTGGCTCGAAACAGAATAATGGCAATAGAGGATGAGAATGGAATGGTGCAACGAGGTGATGTGGCTATTGGTCAAGCCGCAGAGGATTACTTCAGGAATCTATTTACAACAACAAGAGACGCAGAATTTACATATGATGGCGTTTTTAACCATTTTAATAGAAGAGTCACAAGGGAGATGAATGAGGACCTCACTAGGCCAGTTACCGAAGAGGAAGTTAGAAAAGCTGTCTTCAGTATTGGTCCAAACAAAGCCCCGGGACCGGATGGCTTTACTGGTGCGTTTTACAGACAATTCTGGCCAACCATTAAAGATCAGATCACTCAAGAAGTTCAGCAGTTCTTTGATAATGGTATTCTAGACCCTCAGATCAATAAAACCAATCTATGCTTAATTCCGAAGATAGAGGTTCCAAGAGCTATGGGTGATTTTAGACCGATATCGCTTTGTAATGTAAGTTACAAAATCATCTCCAAAATACTTGTTGGCCGTTTGAAGCAGCACCTGCCAGACATAATAGCTGAGAACCAAGTTGCCTTCATCCCTGGTAGAAACATTATTGACAATGTTATTATTGCTCATGAAATGTTGCACTCTTTAAAGAGTAGGAAGAGATGGGCGAAGTCTTACATGGCAGTCAAGACAGATATCTCGAAGGCGTATGATCGTTTAGAATGGAAATTCTTGGAGGATACAATGATCGGGATGGGTTTTGATGCAAAATGGATCGGATGGATAATGATGTGTGTCAGTACAGTAAGCTTCTCAGCATTGATCAATGGATCTCCAACAGGAAACATTACCCCACAGAGAGGAATACGCCAAGGTGATCCCCTTTCTCCTTATCTTTTCATCATTTGCAGTGAAGTACTAAGCCATTTACTGTTGAGGGCTACTGCGGAGACAAAACTGAAAGGAATGAAGATAAGCACATATGGGCCAACCATAAATCACCTATTGTTTGCTGATGACGCCTTGTTCTTCTGCCATGCTCATCCACGGTCATGCAAGACTATACAGAGGATACTAGAAATGTACGAAAAGGCTTCTGGACAAGCGGTCAATTTATCTAAATCAGCTATTACATTTGGCTCCAGAGTTTCAGATACTATGAAGACAAGACTCCGCACAATCCTTAACATACATAACGATGGAGGATGTGGCAAGTATTTGGGTCTACCAGAAGTTATAggacagaaaaagaaagagatatttaattttatcttggagaagataaaaaaaagaacaaaagggTGGTCAAATAAATATCTATCTGAGGCAGGGAAAGAAATTCTACTTAAAACAATAGCATCTGCTATTCCGGTTTATCCAATGAATGTTTTCAAGCTTCCTAAAGGAGTATGTGAAGAAATAGAGAAACTATTTGCTGAATATTGGTGGAGTAAGGGAACGGGGAGACGGTCGATGCACTGGATGAGTTGGAAGAGAGTGAGTGTTCCAAAGAAAGAAGGTGGGCTAGGTTTTCGtgatattgaaaattttaactTGGCTTTACTTGCCAAACAAGTATGGAGGATTGGCCAAACACCAACAAGTCTACTTGCAAGAGTTCTGCGTGGTCGATATCATCAGGATACATCTATTCTCAATGCAAGGGTTGGAAATAAACCCTCATTTATATGGCGATCGCTAATGGAAGGAAAGGAACTTCTTAAATCAGGATTGAGGGTTCAAATTGGTAATGGTGAAGAGACTCTAATCTGGAGGGACGCCTGGCTATCCACTCATCCACCTAGAGCTCCAAGAGGTATTGATAATATAGTAAATGACTATCACACAGTTCATTCACTATTTCGCCTGGGTACAAGACAATGGAATGTCGAATTATTATAGCGAATTATGGTACCAGAGGATGTGGAGTTAGTAAAACACATTGTGTTAAGCCAATATGGAGGACAAGATTTGCTGGGTTGGAACTACACTGACGATGGTATGTATACGGTTAAGTCAGGTTACTGGTTGAGCATACATAGCCAAGATCAACAAGTTTTACCACCAAGAGGATCAACTGGAATTAAAGCTGCTCTATGGAAGTTAAATACTGCTCCGAAACTCAAACATTTTTTATGGAGAATTCTATCAGAGGTAATGCCTGTGGGATCAATCCTAAAACGAAGACGTGTCTCTCAAGATAGTGTGTGTAGAAAATGTTGTGTTTTAGATGAAGATATGGAACATCTCTTCTTCAAATGCCCGTATACTCAAGCATTTTGGAGAGGGGCAAATCTACCAGACCGTACGTTTACTGATAATAGTATCAGTTTTGAAGAGAAGTTAAAGGCTATTGTATCCTCGATCAATAATAAGGCGCTTAACCCTATAGATAGGCAACAGCCTTTGTGGATCCTCTGGCGCATCTGGAAAAGCAGAAACCTTTTAGTTTATGGACGGAAACAGACTGAGTGGAAAGTAGACCTCAAACAAGCTCAACATGAAGCACGTGAATGGACTCAGGTGTTGTATTCAAATGAAAGCAACAGCAATACAACCCAGAGGCTAAGTGGGAGACACAAACAATCAATGTGGGAGAGACCTCCTTGTGATTATGTGAAGATTAATTATGATGGGAGTAGGAGACAAAATATGTCAACAGGAGGGTGGATATTCAGAGATGCTCAAGGATTTTTCCTAGGTGGAGGCCAGGGTAAACAATCAGTTAATGGAGATGGAAGTCTGGAGACAGAATTACAAGCTCTTCTTATGGCAATGCAACATACGTGGACAAAAGGTTACCGTAAAGTTATTTTTGAAGGTGACAACAAACAGGTTCAGGAGCTACTAACAACGTCCAAGAGGAATTTCCACATGCATAATTGGATTCTGGAAATCAAAGGGTGGAAGGAGAAATTTGAAGATGCAGAATTTAGATGGATTCCAAGGGAAGATAATAAAGCTGCAGATCATTTAGCTAAACAATTTCATAATTCTCAAGTTTCTTTCAACTCTATATTCTATGTACCTGTATCAATAACTCAATTCCTCCATGAGGATATTTCTTCGTCATTATAATAAAGTTGcaagttggaaaaaaaaaaaaggataaattGTTGAGTATCTACCAAGGTTAATTAAGTACATCCTATAGTACAGTACAGGTGACAATATGTTATTTTCCAACTTCATATGTTTAAAAGAAAGTTTCAAGTCTGAAGTTATGGATCAtttgatatattcttttttaaatttatacactATATCCATTAagcaatttatttaattttctaaactcACGCTTCATTATTTGATATTACATGAATAGTGAAACCTAAGATTCCTTATCctatttaaaacataagattGACCGCTGAGTAGTCAAAAGATCACACATCACTAATACTAATGGAAGCTGGGAATGAGGGTTGGGTTGTTGAGACACAAACTCTCTTTGCtttatttcataaattaaaTCTCTATCCTTATCATAAATCATAACCATCATTACTCCACTAACCACTTTGGCTTTTGTAATTAACAAATTGCAAGCTTACTTTGTAATGCCTTGTAGAAAGAAATTTAATCAT is part of the Brassica rapa cultivar Chiifu-401-42 chromosome A09, CAAS_Brap_v3.01, whole genome shotgun sequence genome and harbors:
- the LOC103837052 gene encoding uncharacterized protein LOC103837052, translating into MKEGESKAIWKRLFLRLCTVISVTVIDVFDGGRRLFAHSPTVIPTMATTHRDALMYWSYSLEPYIWQYRISRFFHTLNTILSKFLLQKYRRLITMADNLHRNLQELDLGVEDEPVALPLDVVNQAAAENRFIIIGRPVIPRRQNIRAIIAALPRQWGHAGLVHGRIVEGRRFQFVFPSEESMENVLRRGPWAFADRMLIMQRWSPLFNPLMLNFIPLWIQIRGIPLQYMNQDVIMHIGRAMGQYMDVDYNAETAVRVEYARVRVNWNVDLPLRFQKNFQFTPGVNTLLKFRYERLRGFCEVCGMLTHDSGSCLIQNGGMDHDSEDDDEDDNEEPLLVPLAEQGVQIHEIHEMNEENNNEENEVPNGVEYQVMEDDEEFNAEPLGDMFSGEQESSELSNPVPIYSNSTGDSAGDNARQGKRIMEEPDESSMQALYDTIPPRSKSQQARKRKAEASLMEEGLLKCPALERGESSGNDTTTDQVRGAVGPNPPASP